One Argentina anserina chromosome 6, drPotAnse1.1, whole genome shotgun sequence genomic window, TCACTCCAGACTCAAACATCGTCCGGAAAAGCTTCAAGGCTTCGAAGCTCCTTCCATTCTGCACCAACCCACTAATCCCCGCCGTCCAACTGATCACATTACGAAATGGGTTCCTCTCAAAGTACCACATTGCCTCCTCCACCTTGCCACACTTCATGAGCCCCGAGATTAACGCGGTCCACGAGACGTCATTTCTCTCGGGCATTCCGTCGAACAAGCGACGTGCCTCGTCGACATTTCCGGTCTTGATGTGATCATTGATCAAACAGTTATGGACAACAACAGGATCGAAACCTTTGAACTCCTCCACTATCTGAGTAGCTTCTTTTGGTTTCCGTGAATCCAGGTACATGATGAGTAGCCTAACGGCTATGTGTCTCTCGGATGAGAGACCAGTCTTGACGAAATGGCCATGCAGGACTACTCCGTCGTTGATGGAGTTATGAGTTTTGAAGAAGGAGACGCATTTTCGTACGTAAGTTCCGAGATTGGTTGTTGGGTTAGTGGTGAGGAGGGTTTTGATGGCGGCTTTCATGGTGGTGCTAGGTAGTTAAGTTAGTTGGAGACACGGGTACGTGAGAAGAAGACGACCATTATGGGAGAAATTTGGCCTAGGTTATTAAGGGCTTGACGGGTTTTGATTGGTTAAGAAGCCCTAAAGTGCAGTTTACCCTTGTTCCTTATTTTCTACGTGGGATGTTGTATCATACGACATAATTGGACGGTGGATAGAGGGGAATATATTGATGCGCGTCGGATGGTGGTGTGAATGTGTGATGGATGTTATTGTTGTATGACAGCAGCAGCGCATCATATAATTTTTCCATTATTTTGAGGgtatatatcatttttgttcttcattttctttctttgttagTTTATTTGACTCGAATTAAGTGTACATATAGAGAATCTTACATTCTCATCAACCTACAATTTCTTCTTTCCTACACATGTAATTCTTACTTTGGTGGTCCAATATTATTGAATCAAATATTTTGGCACCAAGAACATGACGGGATGAAAAGATATCATAACCAATACCATGATTCCAAACTCAATGATTTTAATTTAGGGCGATGTTGTCTTCTAGACAAAGTTTATCGTACCGCTTGTCACTAAGCAAACTTTGATTTAATGCAAACTTGACATGATCGAATAAAAACATACCAAATTTCTCCAAAATCATGTTGTTTTTCAGACTGGTTGATTATATCCACATATATGAGTGATGTATCATGTCCCTCTTCATCACCATTATCGTCCCCCGTCGACGTCAATATCATCGATCTCATCATCTTATTCCAGAGTACCTTGTTTGTATTACTCGAAAGTAGACAAGTTTTACCAACCCAGAAAGTTACTCCGGCTCTATGCTTAAGAAGAACTTCTCCCATGTGTATATGGCGTGCTATACTTACAATCAAAGGATTCCTAGCTAGTTATACGCTTCTCTCGTATGAATACGCGCGTGTGCAACTTTAAGTCATGTAATTTAACTGATCGAATAGAAGTACGTATAGAACAATGGTTTACGAGGACCGCCCTAATGTCTTGTTGTCTGCTTTATTGCTTTAGTTTGGTAGTTGTGTTGTTTGTTGTagtcttgtgtttctttcttcttgtttgTGTTCTCTgtgttgttcttctttttttgggcTTTGCCCCGGTTTATTGAAGTTTCACTTTGACAAAAAGAATAGAAGTACGTATAGAACAATGATcgataaaatttataatttgaaactttAATCAACCTTTATCATCATAACCAAACCAATCAGCCAACGAATTAATTGTATTTGTACTGCATCCACAATAGCGATAACCATGAACTGACATGTTTCAGAAACTGGTGATAGAGAACTGACCACGACAAAGTTTGAAGTGTTTGTTTTTGTGCCTCAAAACCTTCCAGGCCCCAGCTGCCAGCTGAAACCTGGATTCGTCGTAGTATCGAACTTGATCAGTATCACAAATCCATGTAAAAGGCACTTGTTCACAAGTGCGCTAAAGAAACCATCCCCAGCTGAAACCTATAGACATCGATCCATGTTgatcacaaattcacaataGTAGACTTGAGAACAAAAgaatgaggatgatgatgagctAAGCCTAGATAGAGTTAAACTAAGCTTTGAGATTCTAGAACTCAGCAAGAGCTACCTACCTAGCTGGGTGGGTAACCGTCGTTTTGGCAAGTAAAAAGACATTGCAAGGCAAGAAGTGTCGCCATGCAACCATTGCAACGTACAATTTGACATCACCAACACAAACgtctaatttttattaattgagATTTGCAAACGTCTATCCCTTTTGTCCCTTTGCTCATAATACCCGCCCATCGACAACGAAAGGCTTGAAAGATAACTAACATCTGATATAAGAGGCTGAACTGGTGTAGGGAGCATTTACTAATTTGGTAGTACTTGCTATCGCTTAAAGAAATACCATCTTAACATTCTTAGCGAAAGGAGATGCCAAAAACCAAAACTAGCACCCAATATATGCCAAATCTTCCTTTGCAGCTAAACGAAGTTGGTCTGTAATTGTGCACAGCTGCCTGGATATAGAAACCTCGAAACAACTCACACAAGGCTAGCTTGAGCAATAACAACAAAGCAACGTATGTAAATATATAACCCTCTTGGCAACAGTATAAATTTATACACATCATGCAACTAATATCGATCTTCAGAATCAGCAATAACCAATAATTAGAAAAGAACAACGAAACTTGGGAAGTCCGTAACATATCAGCTTACAAGTACATGTGAAGCTCCGTAGGAGGGGAAAGCATACCaagtaaaatagtaaataagTCAATTGAAATAATTGGATTCGTCATATTTTTGTCGACTGATGCATTCCCTAGCCTTCTTTGAATTATGAGTACTACGAATTGCGTTTTTTGGATTATCTTCCGACAGATTTGCCATCCAATAGAATCACGACTAGCTTGGAAGAAATATATCACACTAATAGAAACTTTTCCCACTACACCATTTGCGTGTCACATAATGCTGCGTTATTATATatccaatatatatagtttctttTCCAGTTTATTAGAGAAATTAAAATCTGTTTTACCAGTGACATATATATTCGATCACTATCAAACACGCCTCTAACTAAACCTTTCGCTATGCATAGCACTGTAGCAGAATGATATAGCATATGGGTCAGACGAAAGAGTGGAAGATATTCCCTCCCAGAAATCCTCTGAGCATTTTTGAACCTTTTACCGACAGAACTCAAATGTCGACACTGCAACCACCCACTTATGTGCCCTATAAAAATCAACACCAGCGCGGCTTTGAATTTTGCTTCTACGCTTATTCTCTTTGCTTCAATTCCTTCTCCAATAATAGTACCACAATTGCATCGAAATTGAACAATTAAGCACCACAACCATGGAAGATGATCACCACCATGAACAAGTCCCTCTGAAACAAGCTGCACCTCATCTCTTTGCTTTACCAGTTGATGAAGATGGAAAAGCCACAGAATTCAGACCATTCTCAATGGCATCACCACACATGCGAGCCTTCCACCTCGCATGGTTCTCCTTATTCGCCTGCTTCTTCTCCACCTTCTCCATCCCTCCACTCATCGCCGTCATCCGCAGCGACCTCCACCTCACCGAAACAGacacctcacgcgccgccatcGCCGCCTTCGTCGGCTCCATCTTCTCCCGCATTGCCATGGGTCCTGTCTGCGACCACCTTGGCCCACGCGTCGCCTctgcctccctctctctcctcaccGCCCCCATTATCCTGGCCACCGGCTTTGTCTCCTCCCCAAACGCCTTCATCGCCGTCCGCTTCCTCGTCGGCTTCTCCCTTGCCAACTTCGTCGCCAACCAGTTCTGGATGAGCTGCATGTTCTCTGGCTGCGTCGTCGGCCTCGCTAACGGCGTCTCCGCAGGCTGGGCCAACATGGGCTCCGGCGCCACCCAGCTCGTCATGCCACTCATCTACTCCTTCATCATGTCAGCATTCAACTTGCCATCCTCCACTGCCTGGCGGCTGGCTTTCATAGTCCCAGCCGTGCTCCAAGCCAGCACGGCGATACTAGTCCTGACCTACGGCCAAGACCTACCTTATGGGAGCTACAAATGCCGTAGTTCCCAGAAGGTCTCGAAAGACAGCTTTCTCGAGGTGTTCTTCCACGGGATTAGAAACTACAGAGGTTGGATTTTGGCCTTGATCTACGGGTTTTGCTTCGGTGTGGAGCTGACCACTGACAACATCATTGCTCAGTACTTCTACGACCGGTTCGGTGTGAACATTCAGGTGGCCGGAACTATAGCTTCCAGCTTCGGACTGGCTAACTTCTTTTCGAGGCCAAGCGGGGGCTTGATTTCCGACTTGTTGGGGAGGAGATTCGGGATGAGAGGAAGGCTGTGGGGGTTGTGGGTGACGCAGACGGTGGCGGGTTTGCTGTGCTTGTTACTCGGCCGAGTGGACTCGCTCTGGGGCTCCATACTTGTCATGTGTGTGTTCTCTCTCTTTGTTCAGGCTGCCGCGGGTCTCACGTTTGGTGTGGTTCCATTTGTCTCCAAAAGGTAAACGAGTTTTATTACGTTCATGTCAAGGAGACCGATGATGACTCATTGGTCTTCGTTGGCTGTGCGGGTCTTACTTTCTGTTTGATTCTTCATGATCgatgatgatgacgatgatgGTGCTAATTAACTGCTAGTGCTAATTAAGCGAGGAGCTGTGGTGTTTGGTCATGAGGTTCATGACTCACCAAAGCCTCTCCTTTTTGTTTCTGGCTTTCAATACAAGCACATTACTCAGTTTGTTTGTATTCAAATAATTCAATTGTTACAACTGTCGTCAAGTCCTAATCAGGATAAACTTTGCATGCAAGCTAAGCTAGTAGTGTACAAATGCATTTTGTGTTCTCTGCTTTATACTTACTAatcaaacatatatacatcACCATATTGTATTGCATGAGATATGTCGTATTAGATTAGCAACATTTCATAGTCGGATTGGTTCATCGAGTTTAACGATTCAAATATGTCCACGACTAAAAGAAGTTTTATCTCTTGGCAAATAGcttacatcacatatatagcTTGACTAATTGCCTGATTTATACTCTAATTTCTAGATTATGGAAGACATAAAACATCTTCTGCGTGCATGCAGCACTGCAGCATGacgtacatatataatatatatgaaataacATATGTGTGATGTGTTTTCAGGTCACTAGGAGTGATTTCAGGGATAACAGGCGGAGGAGGAACTATGGGGGCGGTCATAACCCAGCTCTTATTGTTTTCAGGCTCTAAATACTCGAAGCAAACAAGCATTTCTCTCATGGGAATTATGATGATTGTATGTACTCTCCCACTTTCACTCATCTATTTCCCTGAATGGGGTGGAATGCTTTGCGGCCCTGCCCATAATTGTGATCTTGATAAAGAAGCTGCCGACCAGTATCGCTTGATCGAATAGATCGAATTATAACAAACAACCAGTATCGCTTGATCGAATAGATCAAATTATtacaaacaagattacaagaACCACCCAGAACGATCAGTTCCATGGAGCAATTAGGAAGCTGAATCACTTATGTAAATCTAGAGATTAATATTTTGATAGTGTTTTATATACATGCAGATCAACAGTTAAAAGAGGGTCTGAGGAGGTAGTAGCCTTTCTTTAAAGTAACGAATGGCGTTTGAATCGCTTACACTCGTACCATGAGACGCTTCCTTACCTCTTACTAAGCTGTAAATCACTAAATCCTGTAATAACTACTGCCTTAATTAAGTTCCATGTAGGGGCATAATTTATGGGTCGTTCTCGAAGAGATGACAAATGGAGGCGGTGAAAACCCAGCTCTTATTGTTTTCAGGCTCTAAATACTCGAAGCAAACAAGCATTTCTCTCATGGCAGAGCCGTAAGCATTTCGCCCCACCACTACCACTACTGCCCTAACAATACACAGCAATCTACAGTCCTAACTCCTAAGCTAAATCTAATCAAGCACACGTACATTTTCATGAACTTTTTGCGGCATCTTTCTGACAAGATTTCTGGAATTTCGTTGTGCAAAATTTTAGAGAAGATGTTGAAGATCAATTTAGAATCAAGAACCGTCCAGAAAGGTGGAGGGATGAAGGAGATATGAAGCCTCAAAGATGGacggaaaataagaaaagctGGAAATTTAGACCAAGTACATCGTCGAGGCTGTTTatgtcacaaccccgaaattcgaatgataaaaattcgaattcgaagtcatgaaaactctaaaacaatctcaaatttattgaaatcatcttataataactAGGGTTGTTAATCAGTTCCGGTTCCTAAAGGAACCGTTGGAACCGAACCAATTAACAACAGTTCAGTTCGGTTTGTTGGGAGAAAATGATGTTATATAgtagaaccgaaccgtttgaAAACAGTTCGGTTCGATtcgattcggttcggttcggttctaaAGTCTAAAATGCATAGGAATCGTTGGATTTTAAGTATAACAAATACTAACCGTTAGATCTTAATCTTAGACCCACTTTCCCTTCAGTTACCCTAATCGAGTAGTCGCAGGATTGCAAACTCTCACTCTCTGAGCCTCTAAGCCCTCTCTTCATTCCCAAATTCTTCGCCAAGTTTCTCAGCCCTCCGCCTCCGCCTCCCTCATTCCCTCCCTCTCCTCAACCTCGATCTCCCTTTCCTCTGACCGCGGCATCTACTTCCACCATCGTTGTGCCAATCCAATCGAGCACCATCgcctccacctccacctccacctcgTAGTCTAGACCTTCGATTCTGACCACCACCGACACTTCCCAGTAAGCACCGTGGCGTCCAATCTGATTCCAAAATCTTAGCCGCAGTGGCTCGCATTGACAGGGTTTGTGATTTTAGGATTTTCTGCTTGTTTAGAAACGAAGAATCGTTTCTTTTCCTATGTCAGATTTTTGTGTCTTCTGATTAAAGTTTCTTGTCATAGATTTCCTGTGTTGGTGGCTTTGGCTCCAATTCTTACGTGTATAAGATCAATGGGACCATAAACATCAATGCAATTAAATCAGCTTATGAGCATGGTATAGACTCATATTCGATTGCTTTGTCTATTTGGAGACATCTTTGGTATTGTAGTTACATTATTGTTTGTTGGATATATGTTAGGTCTGAAGGATAAAGATGTTCTAAGTTGTGATTAGTTACTTATAAAAAGAGAAAGCATTTAGATTAGTTACTTATAAAAAGAGACAACATTTGGAAGTTGAATATGAAATCATGTAGTTACTGcatatatttgaattttcattACTGGCTTAGTATTCAATAATATTATGGGCAATGGGCACTGGCTGTTTGAGTTACTTTTCTAGGATTAGTTGATAGAACATGTTGGGCGTATTTTAGATCTTCATTATAAGGTACTGGCCTTTTTGAATGTACTAGGGAATAGCTAGGAAATTGGATCTAGAAGAGATATTTAGGATGAAAGAGGCATAGGTCATAGAGATGTTAACTTCTCATAGTTTTTCTTGGAAGTGATTGAAATTAGTATGATTTGTAGTTATAACTCATAAGTTCACTGCTATCCTTGCATCCAACACTAATCTCTCTAagcaatttttgtttattagACTGATATTCATGTCCCTGATGATCATTCCCTAGGATAAGTTTGGGAGTTCTAAGTATATGACTTAAGAAATCAATGTTTTGGCTTTGCTTGGGTGTAATAATTcgaaaaattcatatctaatttccaatgagtttacggatattattaagttggtcattgtccaattttattagccgataatgaaaacaaaagggttcgaaatattaattgtttagaaacgttcaatttgacgagtctaagagttgacttttgactcattgggATTCTTAGGaaacttcttacatgaaagtcgtagagctcgtcgatacgaattagtggacacgtggcacacctaaatcggagtccaaatgaagaagttacgaatcaaaagatatttggaaaattttggaaaatagtataaataggggaattaaagagaaaaatgagagaaaaatcagaaattcggatcggtactgttcacgggtactgttcacccccGAAAAATATCCAGAAATTTTTCTCCCGAGCAGCCGACTTTGGCCCgccggatctccgccgtccggccaccatagagcaGCGCACCagtcacgtttgaaaggttgctgcatcccctgtcgattggtggtagCATCACCCaccatctcgccgccgtttaggagcggttgtaacgaccctaaaatttcgagcctaaaaactcaaaatcttaaaatcgttagAACACccgaaacaatctcaatgaaaatgaaatcatttaacgtgcacagcggatcatctctgagttcaaatacaactcagtgaAACCgtttattacaaaccaaattataattcaacattataacaaatggaatgtataatcctcaccacaacatcacaagatagtcacacaaaatcctcacacaactggagataaatatcttcaagtcctctgaacggtccgtcaattcccgctaatccacacctgcggagttatccactacaccatcgaattggtgcaccgggattgtaaacacaaacccggtaagctttacagctcgtatgagtaaaatataacaataactctcgtctcataaacgacacaactccacatcaacacaatataatgaaaatcatgagaaaacgagcaacccatctggttactttaatactttcacaaaatggtaactaatgagcgctggtacacatctgttacccctcacttagtataccgctgatgttggatagccacccgctacccaacatccaaaacaatctgagtacccatgagcagataaccacccgttacctcacatgcagtactaaactgatattgggtaaccacccgctacccaacatccaaaacaatctgagtactcatgagcagataaccacccgttatctCACATGCCGTACTaagctgatattgggtaaccacccgctacccaacatccaaaaaaatctgagtactcatgagcagataaccacccgttacctcacatgtagtactatggcagacagactagagctctaactgtatcgtaactttcgcccggccaaaggctaggttccgacttgcctcacatgtacaataatctcacatcatattgtaccacacatcacgtccgaagacaaatcacaatatttcacattttccgtgataaaatcatgtacaataatcactcatcatattgtacgttttaaaactttcacaatatatcatataaaaatcataacagtatattatatagcaaactatatatatttgtatttatttaccatttatacaatgtatacatagtccactatatcatatacatgtcatatttcataaacacctgaaaaattacgtacgataatctcacatcatatcgtaccattaaaatcacacatgcacaatttttctgtcaccgaaatgactatttttaatgaattaataacagtatgtaatttaatgaactatatatatatatgtatttattaccattatactatatatatacgtaatccactaagttatatacatgttgtaattcattaaataaacacacttgcaaaaatgttgaatcaccgcgagggtagattcgtaattcagtgagattttactcaccttaataacttgagcgtaatcccacaattccgaagataatttccttgcctcgctttatagatcaccttgaaaagatcagaaaggaatttagaatcgtttcgtaaacctttaaatgccaaaacagtaataaacggttactgttcagcaattttggtttatacgaagttactgttcactgttcactattcacggttactgttcaatactcaattaatacgtatttctgtacgtataagtactatgtacgtatttctgtacgtataagtattaatacgtatttctgtacgtataaatattaatacgtatttctgtacgtataaatattaatacgtattgctgtacgtataaatattaatacgtattgctgtacgtataaatattaatacgtatttctgtacgtataaatattaatacgtatttctgtacgtataaatataaatacgtatttctgtacgtataaatataaatacgtatttttaaatgtaaatacaacctcagtaaataaaatttactaattacatttttacattcaccgaaggtaatttataattacattttaccgaaggtaaaatttaattacatttaccgtagtaaataaaaattacatttacatttaccgttacacagtaaattaccaaaataccctttcagtcaaaactaactACACCGCCTCacccggcggcgcgtgtggcacacgcgccacctccggccggccgcgcgtggggcccacgcgccgacgccaaccaaggcgcgtgtgatgccaccgTCGCCTccaaactctccccctcctcctcctctaccttcCTACGGCTTCAAATCCCTCCTACGCTACCCTACAccctcccacgcgccgcctttAGGCGGCGGTACCCAATCTCCTCCAAACCTCCTCCAAccccctccgatctccacacaTCCATCCCAAAATCATCCAAAATCCACACACAACATCAATATCATCAATCCTTACCTTGAATCTCACAGTAGAGCTCTTGAATCGACGATGAAGGTGGAGGAGATCGAGCAGCAGTGGAGGCTAGTGGCTCATCCCTTTGGCGCGGGTGCGAGGGTGAGATGGGCGGTGGCGAGCTCGCCCGAGCTCGTCGACGAAGGAACTCGGGTTTGAGCTGAAGAGAGGGGACctcgagagagggagagagaagagaaccaagagagaaagggaagagaagagagaagggaGCTCGGGAAggaaggagaaagagagagagaagagagagattaGAGGGAGAGTGAGGGTGTGCGGCGGGGTGGGTGAGGGAAAGGGGTTTCcactagggttattacaatctaccccccttaaaggaatttcgtcccgaaattcaaactcactcaacaaacaactgtggatatctagtcatcatgtctgactctagctcccaagatgcatcaccctcgtcatggtgactccacaataccttgactagctccacatccttcctccgaagcttctttgtggatctatccaggatacgaaccggttcgaccacaaatgtagcattttccttcacctcaatggtgctatgatcaatcacatgtgactcatctggtacatacttcctcaacatggaaatgtggaagacattgtgaacacccgacatactagtaggcaaggctagtcggtaagctagttcgcccaccttctcaagtatctcaaagggcccaacgtacctcggtgccaactttcctttcttgccgaatctcactacacctctcataggtgaaactttcaagaacacatgatcaccgacctcaaattccacatgtctcctcttcaagtctgcatagctcttctgtctactctgagcggtccggattctatctcgaatgatcgagatcttctccgtggtttcctgaaccacctctggacccatcagtgcctcatcaccaacttcggcccaacataTCGGAGGTCGACATggcctaccataaagtgcctcatacggtgccatgccaatgctagaatggtagctgttgttgtaggcaaactcaatcaatctcaaatgatcttcccagctacccttgaagtccaacacacatgctctcaacatgtcttccatcacctgattcaccctctctgtctgtccatccgtctgagggtgaaaagctgtactcatatccaaggtagtgcccatcgccttctgcaaaccaccccagaacttcgaagtgaaacgtgcatctctatcggaaacaatagaaactggagcaccatgaagtctcactacctcatccacatatagtttcccaagcacgtccactgagtacttcatcgacactggga contains:
- the LOC126799463 gene encoding high affinity nitrate transporter 2.7, giving the protein MEDDHHHEQVPLKQAAPHLFALPVDEDGKATEFRPFSMASPHMRAFHLAWFSLFACFFSTFSIPPLIAVIRSDLHLTETDTSRAAIAAFVGSIFSRIAMGPVCDHLGPRVASASLSLLTAPIILATGFVSSPNAFIAVRFLVGFSLANFVANQFWMSCMFSGCVVGLANGVSAGWANMGSGATQLVMPLIYSFIMSAFNLPSSTAWRLAFIVPAVLQASTAILVLTYGQDLPYGSYKCRSSQKVSKDSFLEVFFHGIRNYRGWILALIYGFCFGVELTTDNIIAQYFYDRFGVNIQVAGTIASSFGLANFFSRPSGGLISDLLGRRFGMRGRLWGLWVTQTVAGLLCLLLGRVDSLWGSILVMCVFSLFVQAAAGLTFGVVPFVSKRSLGVISGITGGGGTMGAVITQLLLFSGSKYSKQTSISLMGIMMIVCTLPLSLIYFPEWGGMLCGPAHNCDLDKEAADQYRLIE